In Halorientalis sp. LT38, a genomic segment contains:
- a CDS encoding DUF6114 domain-containing protein, with protein sequence MESSSGAGSSIRGWIADPRGEFDRWQRPRPLLGGALLVLGSLLIGWVPIQFAAELLFIGGAFTVIGLFFASLVAFCGLAAVAKPEFASIFGVFGIAFATLSLVGALGGLFVGMIIATAGGVLCYAWDPPAEADVDVKTLAEASEFVWGGTTDFIWGGTSGFIWGRTSEFIWASDDEDASDETSDRTDAETESAGGGDLIEAITGREDADDPDESDDEIESGDLDDRFEL encoded by the coding sequence ATGGAATCGTCGTCGGGTGCGGGATCGTCGATTCGTGGGTGGATCGCGGATCCGCGAGGGGAGTTCGATCGCTGGCAGCGACCGCGGCCGTTACTGGGGGGCGCCCTCCTGGTGCTCGGGTCGCTGCTCATCGGCTGGGTGCCGATCCAGTTCGCCGCGGAGTTGCTGTTCATCGGCGGCGCCTTCACCGTCATCGGACTGTTCTTCGCGTCGCTTGTGGCCTTCTGCGGGCTCGCGGCCGTGGCGAAACCCGAGTTCGCGTCGATCTTCGGCGTGTTCGGGATCGCCTTCGCCACCCTGTCGCTGGTCGGGGCGCTGGGCGGCCTCTTCGTCGGCATGATCATCGCGACGGCGGGTGGCGTGCTCTGTTACGCCTGGGACCCGCCGGCGGAGGCCGACGTCGACGTCAAGACCCTGGCCGAGGCCTCGGAGTTCGTCTGGGGCGGGACGACGGACTTCATCTGGGGCGGGACCTCGGGATTCATCTGGGGCCGAACCTCCGAGTTCATCTGGGCGTCCGACGACGAGGACGCCTCGGACGAAACGAGCGACCGGACGGACGCCGAGACGGAGTCCGCCGGCGGTGGGGACCTGATCGAGGCCATTACGGGCCGCGAGGACGCCGACGACCCGGACGAGAGTGACGACGAGATCGAGTCGGGCGATCTGGACGACCGGTTCGAGCTCTAG
- a CDS encoding PKD domain-containing protein — MSTGVAFALPLAGVGGFNVTASEVTAEEMILVPGVDDTDTEQNFPQTVVQLTNAELQQFTLTKDMDLDRVSGFPMPGTVRVRFASPGQTDGGNVMVKSSALQAEQATFNDFVTNDTNATDARGRWRIQSNGPVTLQGADRNGVQIRAHYLLADRISISDLQFVTCYDPDSDGNFEWGPCRDASAGDGDTGGNAEPTADATSSEETVSVGDSVTFNGSASSDPDGSITSYEWSFGDGASATGAVVSHTYDEPGAYTARLTVTDDSGAESIDSVTVFVEGNEAPIASPSASATTVEPDQSITFDGSGSSDPDGTIESYEWDFDDGSTATGQQVSHSYAEDGTYDATLTVTDDDGATASGSVSITVQGEDSLIAAASASPQETMTGDPVTFDGSNSVAENGSIESYEWDFGDGSTATGQQVTHTYASGGEFTATLTVTDDSGQTATDTVTVTVTDNDPPTADASVGSTVVEVGESVAFQGSNSSDPDGTIESYEWEFGDGATATGSYTSHAYSSPGEYTATLTVTDDDGATDSQSVTITVDDNDAPTAVASVSPTEAEPGESFSFDASDSSDPDGSIASYEWDFGDGSTATGQQVSHSYDSEGEFTATLTVTDDDGATATDTVTVTTSCDWWDLLCG, encoded by the coding sequence ATGTCGACTGGCGTGGCTTTCGCCTTGCCGCTGGCAGGGGTCGGGGGGTTCAACGTCACGGCCTCGGAGGTCACGGCCGAGGAGATGATCCTGGTCCCCGGCGTCGACGATACGGACACGGAGCAGAACTTCCCGCAGACGGTCGTACAGCTCACGAACGCGGAACTCCAGCAGTTCACGCTGACGAAGGACATGGACCTCGACCGGGTTTCTGGATTCCCGATGCCGGGGACGGTCAGGGTCCGGTTCGCCTCCCCGGGCCAGACGGACGGGGGGAACGTGATGGTGAAGTCCTCGGCGCTGCAGGCCGAGCAGGCGACGTTCAACGATTTCGTCACGAACGACACGAACGCCACGGACGCGCGCGGGCGCTGGCGGATCCAGTCCAACGGCCCGGTCACGCTCCAGGGGGCCGACCGGAACGGCGTCCAGATCCGGGCGCATTACCTGCTCGCGGACCGGATCTCGATCTCCGATCTGCAGTTCGTCACCTGTTACGACCCGGACAGCGACGGGAACTTCGAGTGGGGGCCGTGTCGCGACGCGAGCGCAGGTGACGGCGACACCGGCGGTAACGCCGAGCCCACGGCCGACGCGACGAGCAGCGAGGAGACGGTCAGCGTCGGCGACTCGGTCACGTTCAACGGGTCGGCGTCGAGCGATCCCGACGGCTCGATCACGTCCTACGAGTGGAGCTTCGGCGACGGGGCGAGCGCGACGGGTGCCGTGGTGAGCCACACCTACGACGAGCCGGGCGCCTACACGGCGCGGCTGACGGTGACCGACGACAGCGGCGCGGAGTCGATCGACTCGGTGACCGTCTTCGTCGAGGGGAACGAAGCCCCGATAGCGAGCCCGTCCGCGTCCGCGACGACGGTCGAGCCCGACCAGTCGATCACCTTCGACGGATCGGGATCGAGCGATCCCGACGGGACCATCGAGTCCTACGAGTGGGACTTCGACGACGGCTCGACCGCGACGGGCCAGCAGGTCAGTCACAGCTACGCCGAGGACGGCACCTACGATGCGACGCTGACGGTGACCGACGACGACGGCGCGACTGCGTCGGGGTCGGTCAGCATCACCGTCCAGGGCGAGGACTCGCTGATCGCCGCGGCGTCGGCGAGTCCGCAGGAGACGATGACCGGTGATCCCGTCACCTTCGACGGGTCGAACTCGGTCGCCGAGAACGGCTCGATCGAATCCTACGAGTGGGACTTCGGCGACGGCTCGACGGCGACCGGCCAGCAGGTCACCCACACCTACGCGTCCGGCGGTGAGTTCACGGCCACGCTGACCGTCACCGACGACAGTGGGCAGACCGCGACGGATACGGTGACGGTCACCGTCACCGACAACGATCCGCCGACGGCCGACGCCTCGGTCGGGTCGACCGTCGTCGAGGTGGGCGAGTCGGTGGCCTTCCAGGGATCGAATTCGAGCGACCCCGACGGGACCATCGAGTCCTACGAGTGGGAGTTCGGCGACGGGGCGACCGCCACCGGATCCTACACCTCACACGCCTACAGCTCGCCCGGCGAGTACACGGCGACGCTGACGGTGACCGACGACGACGGCGCGACGGACTCCCAGAGCGTGACGATCACCGTCGACGACAACGACGCGCCGACGGCGGTCGCGTCGGTCAGTCCCACGGAGGCCGAACCCGGTGAATCGTTCTCGTTCGACGCGTCGGACTCGAGCGACCCCGACGGCTCGATCGCGTCCTACGAGTGGGACTTCGGCGACGGCTCGACGGCCACCGGCCAGCAGGTCAGTCACAGCTACGACTCCGAGGGCGAGTTCACCGCGACGCTGACGGTGACCGACGACGACGGCGCCACCGCGACCGACACCGTGACGGTCACGACGTCGTGTGACTGGTGGGACCTCCTGTGCGGGTGA
- a CDS encoding 30S ribosomal protein S7, translating to MSSDAPEPESPAGTDEEESAPAKLFGQWEVTDMEYYDPSTERYITITPIAHTMGRHAGKQFKKSEISIVERLINRLMQTEENTGKKQQATRIVREAFEIVHERTDENPVQVLVHAVENSAPREETVRLKYGGISVPKAVDVAPQRRVDQALKFLAEGVYQDAFKTTTDVEEALANQLVGAANDDVGTYAVNQKEEKERVAAAAR from the coding sequence ATGTCCAGCGACGCACCCGAGCCGGAGTCCCCTGCCGGCACCGACGAAGAGGAGAGCGCACCCGCGAAGCTGTTCGGTCAGTGGGAGGTCACGGACATGGAGTACTACGACCCCAGCACCGAACGCTACATCACGATCACCCCCATCGCCCACACGATGGGGCGTCACGCCGGCAAGCAGTTCAAGAAAAGCGAGATCTCCATCGTGGAGCGCCTGATCAACCGGCTGATGCAGACCGAGGAGAACACGGGCAAGAAACAGCAGGCGACCCGGATCGTCCGGGAGGCGTTCGAGATCGTCCACGAGCGGACCGACGAGAACCCCGTCCAGGTCCTCGTCCACGCCGTCGAGAACAGCGCCCCCCGCGAGGAGACCGTCCGCCTGAAGTACGGTGGCATCTCCGTCCCGAAGGCAGTCGACGTCGCGCCCCAGCGCCGCGTCGACCAGGCCCTGAAGTTCCTCGCCGAGGGCGTCTACCAGGACGCCTTCAAGACGACGACCGACGTGGAGGAGGCGCTGGCGAACCAGCTCGTCGGCGCCGCCAACGACGACGTCGGCACCTACGCCGTCAACCAGAAAGAAGAGAAAGAACGCGTCGCCGCGGCCGCTCGCTGA
- a CDS encoding DUF6114 domain-containing protein yields MSVRAKLWGTIPGPIRRRVDDRRGRFGEWKQGRPFTGALLLMIGGIVIGWVPIQFATELAIIGGSFTVIGLVFAAMVFLTGAFVMARPELSTIFGVIGIALSILSLIGALGGMFVGMIIGIVGGNLCVAWQNPNPEPDTARGSSGAEATANEDVQFSWQGDQ; encoded by the coding sequence ATGTCTGTTCGAGCAAAACTCTGGGGCACGATTCCGGGGCCGATCCGCCGACGAGTCGACGACCGCCGCGGTCGATTCGGCGAGTGGAAGCAGGGCCGCCCGTTCACGGGCGCGCTCCTGTTGATGATCGGCGGCATCGTCATCGGGTGGGTACCGATCCAGTTCGCGACCGAACTGGCGATCATCGGTGGCTCGTTCACCGTCATCGGGCTGGTCTTCGCCGCGATGGTCTTCCTGACCGGCGCGTTCGTCATGGCCAGACCGGAGCTGTCGACCATCTTCGGCGTCATCGGGATCGCGCTCTCGATCCTCTCGCTGATCGGGGCGCTCGGCGGGATGTTCGTCGGGATGATCATCGGTATCGTCGGGGGCAACCTCTGCGTCGCCTGGCAGAACCCCAACCCGGAACCCGACACCGCTCGCGGATCGAGCGGCGCGGAGGCCACAGCGAACGAAGACGTCCAGTTCAGCTGGCAGGGCGACCAGTAA
- a CDS encoding DUF5781 family protein yields MDVRVQGAGPTEPFLSARDLFETEYDLDRPVSVYLREDPDERTYTSHDADGHDLSISRQAASSAMARELALHEFSHMHRNEQGHPSHTQSTEEALYLALSGRSVERRKLTHCYQIANHMKDIYADDLTLSVAPADKLVAFLESSLAAALADRPAALPAGTRLTAAADPEITAVNAAFALALVERHGLVGTDHRLYDLAHAAAEDAPEIRFDRFKERFRSLADDPGESEYRKILVDVTREYAIGGQQAAD; encoded by the coding sequence ATGGACGTTCGCGTGCAGGGTGCCGGTCCGACGGAGCCGTTTTTGAGCGCGCGTGACCTCTTCGAGACCGAGTACGACCTCGACCGCCCCGTCTCGGTCTACCTCCGGGAGGACCCCGACGAGCGGACCTACACGAGCCACGACGCCGACGGCCACGACCTCTCGATCTCCCGGCAGGCCGCCAGTAGCGCGATGGCCCGGGAACTGGCCCTCCACGAGTTCTCCCACATGCACCGCAACGAGCAGGGCCACCCCTCACACACCCAGTCGACCGAGGAGGCCCTCTATCTGGCCCTCTCCGGCCGGAGCGTCGAGCGCCGGAAGCTCACCCACTGCTACCAGATCGCCAATCACATGAAGGACATCTACGCCGACGACCTCACCCTCTCGGTCGCCCCGGCGGACAAACTGGTCGCCTTCCTGGAATCGAGTCTGGCCGCCGCGCTGGCCGACCGCCCGGCGGCCCTCCCCGCCGGCACCAGACTGACGGCCGCCGCGGATCCGGAGATCACGGCGGTCAACGCCGCCTTCGCCCTGGCGCTCGTCGAACGCCACGGCCTCGTCGGCACGGACCACCGGCTCTACGACCTGGCCCACGCGGCCGCCGAGGACGCCCCCGAGATCCGCTTCGACCGGTTCAAGGAGCGCTTCCGGTCGCTCGCCGACGACCCCGGCGAGAGCGAGTACCGGAAGATCCTCGTCGACGTCACCCGCGAGTACGCCATCGGCGGCCAACAGGCGGCCGACTGA
- a CDS encoding CARDB domain-containing protein, whose amino-acid sequence MGYDKGTIPNGTIVTVTLLAVVGLLLVGATPAAAQAEDTSDFDFNLNDSEDGGEFGFDGDSNSPVFSFGDASDSPRFSFGDAGEAPDFSGIGSGSGDAPDFSGIGNGDAPDFSGIGDTGDATDFGGIGDGGDGPDFGGIGDGAGEGPDFSGIGDGEAPDFGGIGDGGDGDDGGDGDDGTDTDPAGPADFQVSNLNAPGTATVGDTITVSADVENVGESEGTQAVTFGVDTDGDGTLETLASQDQTLASAGSTTVTFDVDTSSLSAGTYTHGVSTANDSATAQITLESQQPDQPANFQVSNIDTNSPVTEGETLTLDATVQNTGDLEGTQTVTLSVLDESDSSDVTLAGGASQEVTLSVPTQTGDAGSSSATVATENDSVSTSVQVNAPDSAANFQVSGVNSNSPVTEGDTLLVNATVQNTGDQAGTQTVELSVGGTVRDDTSVTLNSGASQDVSLSWTTASGDAGDYTATVGSANDTGSTSVSVESDSGSGGTEYQSFTAYTEDGYIDVGNSSTAGYGEIPHCPNGEAQTDKGCVYFNASFDQSTGDYTVSPENFNFPVIDFSSNTLGPLATDNRATDTITGSLDTSNGSGSFNAPIFANIEELGQGEDCGISVNVEGTTGQSGNLTGSPADPATFEENGTARATLVDNELEVPGASGCNVLDSTVNGDVGLPAPSGENEIKLDIYIVFHEESVDQLGN is encoded by the coding sequence ATGGGATACGACAAGGGAACGATACCTAACGGAACGATCGTAACGGTCACCCTGTTGGCCGTCGTCGGCTTGCTGCTCGTGGGTGCCACACCGGCAGCCGCGCAGGCCGAGGACACCTCCGACTTCGACTTCAACCTCAACGATAGCGAGGATGGAGGCGAGTTCGGATTCGACGGGGACAGCAACAGTCCGGTCTTTAGCTTCGGCGACGCCAGCGATTCACCGCGGTTCAGCTTCGGCGACGCCGGTGAGGCGCCCGACTTCTCCGGCATCGGGAGCGGCAGCGGTGACGCCCCCGACTTCTCCGGCATCGGGAACGGCGACGCGCCGGATTTCTCCGGCATCGGTGACACTGGAGACGCAACGGACTTCGGCGGCATCGGTGACGGTGGCGACGGGCCGGACTTCGGCGGGATCGGCGACGGCGCAGGTGAAGGTCCCGACTTCTCCGGCATCGGTGACGGCGAAGCGCCGGACTTCGGCGGCATCGGTGACGGTGGCGACGGTGACGATGGCGGCGACGGTGACGACGGGACCGACACCGATCCGGCCGGGCCCGCGGACTTCCAGGTCTCGAACCTGAACGCACCGGGCACGGCGACGGTCGGTGACACGATCACCGTCTCGGCGGACGTGGAGAACGTCGGCGAGTCCGAAGGGACCCAGGCGGTCACCTTCGGCGTCGACACGGACGGTGACGGAACGCTAGAAACGCTCGCGAGTCAGGACCAGACCCTGGCCAGCGCTGGGAGCACCACGGTGACCTTCGACGTCGACACGAGTTCGCTATCGGCCGGTACCTACACGCACGGCGTCTCAACGGCCAACGACTCAGCGACCGCGCAGATCACGCTGGAGTCCCAGCAGCCCGATCAGCCGGCGAACTTCCAGGTCTCGAACATCGACACGAACTCGCCGGTGACGGAAGGCGAGACGCTGACTCTCGACGCGACGGTCCAGAACACCGGCGACCTGGAGGGCACGCAGACGGTCACGCTGTCGGTGCTCGACGAGAGCGACAGTTCCGACGTGACCCTGGCCGGCGGCGCGAGCCAGGAAGTCACGCTGTCGGTGCCCACCCAGACCGGTGACGCCGGCTCTTCCTCGGCGACGGTCGCGACGGAGAACGACTCCGTGAGCACGAGCGTGCAGGTCAACGCTCCCGACTCGGCCGCGAACTTCCAGGTCTCGGGTGTGAACAGCAACTCGCCGGTGACGGAAGGCGACACGCTGCTCGTCAACGCGACGGTCCAGAACACCGGGGACCAGGCCGGAACGCAGACGGTCGAGCTGTCGGTCGGCGGGACCGTTCGTGACGACACGAGCGTGACGCTGAACAGCGGTGCGAGCCAGGACGTCTCGCTGTCGTGGACCACCGCGTCTGGCGACGCTGGCGACTACACCGCCACGGTCGGTAGCGCGAACGACACCGGCTCGACGAGCGTTTCCGTCGAGAGCGACTCCGGCTCGGGCGGAACCGAGTACCAGTCGTTCACCGCCTACACCGAGGACGGCTACATCGACGTGGGGAACAGCAGCACCGCCGGCTACGGTGAAATCCCGCACTGTCCCAACGGTGAAGCCCAGACGGACAAGGGCTGTGTGTACTTCAACGCCAGCTTCGACCAGTCGACTGGCGACTACACTGTCTCACCGGAGAACTTCAACTTCCCCGTGATCGACTTCTCGTCGAACACGCTGGGTCCGCTGGCCACCGACAATAGAGCTACCGACACCATCACTGGGTCGCTCGACACCTCCAACGGTTCGGGATCGTTCAACGCCCCCATCTTCGCTAATATCGAGGAGCTCGGTCAGGGTGAGGACTGTGGCATCTCGGTCAACGTCGAGGGGACCACCGGTCAGAGCGGCAATCTGACTGGCTCGCCCGCCGACCCGGCCACCTTCGAGGAGAACGGCACGGCCCGGGCCACGCTCGTCGACAACGAGTTAGAGGTGCCCGGCGCGAGCGGCTGTAACGTCCTCGACAGCACGGTCAACGGCGACGTCGGCCTGCCCGCACCGTCCGGTGAGAACGAGATCAAACTCGACATCTACATCGTGTTCCACGAGGAATCCGTCGACCAGCTCGGTAACTAA
- a CDS encoding amino acid-binding protein, translated as MNDHSEEVHAYTVRLELVDEPGELLRALDPIANNGGNLLSIFHERGNLTPRGHIPVEVDLEATPERFDAVVEGLRDAGVNVIQAGAERYSEELTVIVVGDLVQTDLSDTLSAIQDGTDTSITDVSLSAPEGTENGASARLRLKTQSGESETVLDSVRSVAERKDLRVIEPLTGGGEA; from the coding sequence ATGAACGACCACAGCGAGGAGGTCCACGCCTACACCGTCCGGCTGGAGCTCGTGGACGAACCGGGCGAGCTGTTGCGCGCGCTCGACCCGATCGCGAACAACGGGGGCAACCTCCTCTCGATCTTCCACGAGCGCGGGAACCTGACGCCCCGGGGCCACATCCCGGTCGAGGTCGACCTGGAGGCGACGCCCGAGCGCTTCGACGCGGTCGTCGAGGGGCTCCGGGACGCCGGGGTCAACGTCATCCAGGCCGGCGCGGAGCGCTACAGCGAGGAACTGACCGTCATCGTCGTCGGCGACCTCGTCCAGACGGACCTCTCCGATACCCTGTCGGCGATCCAGGACGGGACGGACACCTCCATCACCGACGTGTCGCTGTCGGCGCCCGAGGGGACCGAGAACGGCGCGAGCGCACGGCTTCGGTTGAAGACCCAGAGCGGCGAGTCCGAGACCGTCCTCGACTCGGTCCGGTCGGTCGCCGAGCGAAAGGACCTCCGCGTCATCGAACCGCTCACGGGAGGTGGTGAGGCGTGA
- a CDS encoding DUF6114 domain-containing protein gives MDEADTEPTGGPGERSATVGDRRAAFTDWRRRRPFWGGTLLVLSGLATLVLPVVFERFLLFTMGSFTGSALLFGASLVVCGLLVLTVPSLSSVLGGLGIVLATVSLFGALGGLVIGSVLGGLGGVLAFAWTGDSERGAEGEGRDGQ, from the coding sequence ATGGACGAGGCGGACACCGAGCCGACCGGTGGCCCGGGCGAGCGGAGCGCGACCGTCGGCGATCGGCGGGCCGCGTTCACCGACTGGCGACGCCGACGGCCGTTCTGGGGCGGGACCTTGCTCGTGCTCTCCGGGCTGGCGACGCTGGTCCTGCCGGTCGTCTTCGAGCGGTTTCTCCTCTTCACCATGGGCTCCTTTACCGGGTCGGCGCTGCTGTTCGGCGCGTCGCTCGTGGTCTGTGGACTGCTCGTCCTCACGGTGCCGTCGCTGTCGTCGGTGCTGGGCGGACTCGGGATCGTGCTGGCGACGGTGTCGCTGTTCGGCGCGCTGGGCGGGCTGGTGATCGGTTCGGTGCTCGGCGGGCTGGGCGGCGTCCTGGCGTTCGCCTGGACGGGCGATTCAGAGCGCGGCGCTGAGGGGGAAGGGCGAGACGGCCAGTAG
- a CDS encoding elongation factor EF-2, producing MGRRKKIVQECERLMDEPENIRNIAIAAHVDHGKTTLTDNLLAGAGMISDETAGEQLAMDTEEDEQERGITIDAANVSMTHEYEDTNHLINLIDTPGHVDFGGDVTRAMRAVDGALVVVDAVEGAMPQTETVLRQALREGVKPALFINKVDRLISELEEGPQEMQERLTAVIRDVNDLIRGMTEEMDDIDDWTVSVEEGTVGFGSALYKWGVSMPSMQRTGMDFGDIIDLEQADERQELHERTPLADVVLDMVCEHFPNPIDAQPMRIPRVWRGDADSELADTMRLVDEDGEVVLMVTDIGVDPHAGEIAAGRVFSGTIEKGQELYVSGTAGKNRIQSVGIYMGGEREEVDRVPAGNIAAVTGLKDAIAGSTVSSVEMTPFESIEHISEPVITKSVEAQRMDDLPKLIETLQQVSKEDPTIQIEINEDTGEHLISGQGELHLEVITQRIERNQGIPVNTGEPIVVFREAPQEPSREVEGISPNRHNRFYISIEPLPQDVVETIKMGEASMDMPELERREALMEAGLDKDTAQEVETMHGTNILIDDTKGIQHLNETMELVVEGLEEALDDGPLAAEPVEGALIRLHDARLHEDAIHRGPAQVIPAVREAVHNALVDAKIRLLEPIQEVRIDVPNDHMGAASGEIQGRRGRVDDMYQEGDLMVVEGVAPVEEMIGFSSDIRSATEGRASWNTENAGFQVMADNLQPDQITEIRERKGMKTELPEAIDYF from the coding sequence ATGGGCCGACGCAAGAAGATCGTACAGGAGTGCGAACGGCTGATGGACGAGCCGGAGAACATCCGGAACATCGCCATCGCCGCCCACGTCGATCACGGCAAGACGACACTGACGGACAACCTCCTCGCGGGGGCCGGCATGATCTCGGACGAGACCGCCGGCGAGCAGCTCGCGATGGACACCGAAGAGGACGAGCAGGAACGCGGGATCACCATCGACGCGGCGAACGTCTCGATGACCCACGAGTACGAGGACACCAACCACCTCATCAACCTCATCGACACGCCCGGCCACGTCGACTTCGGGGGCGACGTGACCCGTGCGATGCGCGCCGTCGACGGCGCGCTCGTCGTTGTGGACGCCGTCGAGGGCGCCATGCCCCAGACGGAGACGGTCCTCCGACAGGCGCTCCGCGAGGGCGTCAAGCCCGCCCTGTTCATCAACAAGGTCGATCGCCTCATCTCCGAGCTCGAGGAGGGCCCCCAGGAGATGCAGGAGCGACTCACCGCGGTCATCCGCGACGTGAACGACCTCATCCGCGGGATGACCGAGGAGATGGACGACATCGACGACTGGACCGTCTCCGTCGAGGAGGGGACCGTCGGCTTCGGCTCCGCGCTCTACAAGTGGGGCGTCTCCATGCCCTCGATGCAGCGCACGGGGATGGACTTCGGCGACATCATCGACCTCGAGCAGGCCGACGAGCGCCAGGAGCTCCACGAGCGGACCCCCCTGGCCGACGTCGTGCTCGACATGGTCTGTGAGCACTTCCCCAACCCCATCGACGCCCAGCCGATGCGCATCCCGCGCGTCTGGCGTGGCGACGCCGACTCGGAACTGGCCGACACGATGCGGCTGGTCGACGAGGACGGCGAAGTCGTCCTGATGGTCACCGACATCGGCGTCGACCCCCACGCCGGCGAGATCGCCGCCGGCCGCGTCTTCTCCGGGACGATCGAGAAGGGACAGGAACTCTACGTCTCCGGCACCGCGGGCAAGAACCGCATCCAGAGCGTCGGCATCTACATGGGCGGCGAGCGCGAGGAAGTCGACCGCGTCCCGGCCGGCAACATCGCGGCGGTCACCGGTCTGAAGGACGCCATCGCCGGCTCCACGGTCTCCTCCGTGGAGATGACACCCTTCGAGTCCATCGAGCACATCTCGGAGCCGGTCATCACGAAGTCCGTCGAGGCCCAGCGGATGGACGACCTGCCGAAGCTCATCGAGACGCTCCAGCAGGTCTCGAAGGAGGACCCGACGATCCAGATCGAGATCAACGAGGACACCGGCGAGCACCTCATCTCCGGGCAGGGCGAGCTCCACCTCGAAGTGATCACCCAGCGCATCGAGCGCAACCAGGGGATCCCCGTCAACACCGGCGAACCGATCGTCGTCTTCCGCGAGGCCCCGCAGGAACCCTCCCGCGAAGTCGAGGGCATCTCGCCGAACCGCCACAACCGCTTCTACATCAGTATCGAGCCGCTCCCGCAGGACGTCGTCGAGACGATCAAGATGGGCGAGGCGTCGATGGACATGCCGGAACTCGAACGGCGTGAGGCGCTGATGGAGGCCGGTCTCGACAAGGACACCGCCCAGGAAGTCGAGACCATGCACGGCACCAACATCCTCATCGACGACACGAAGGGGATCCAGCACCTCAACGAGACGATGGAACTCGTCGTCGAGGGCCTCGAGGAAGCGCTGGACGACGGCCCCCTCGCGGCCGAACCCGTCGAGGGCGCCCTCATCCGCCTCCACGACGCCCGCCTCCACGAGGACGCCATCCACCGCGGTCCGGCACAGGTCATCCCCGCCGTCCGCGAGGCCGTCCACAACGCCCTTGTCGACGCCAAGATCCGCCTGCTGGAGCCGATCCAGGAGGTCCGGATCGACGTGCCCAACGACCACATGGGCGCCGCGTCCGGCGAGATCCAGGGCCGCCGTGGCCGCGTCGACGACATGTACCAGGAAGGCGACCTGATGGTCGTCGAGGGCGTCGCGCCCGTCGAGGAGATGATCGGCTTCTCCAGCGACATTCGGAGCGCCACCGAGGGCCGTGCCTCCTGGAACACCGAGAACGCCGGCTTCCAGGTCATGGCCGACAACCTCCAGCCCGACCAGATCACCGAGATCCGCGAGCGCAAGGGCATGAAGACCGAACTGCCCGAAGCGATCGATTACTTCTAG
- a CDS encoding homoserine dehydrogenase: MRLAIVGAGDVGRSVADLAAGYGHTVTAVADSSSAAVDADGIDVAAALERKREEGTVGDDSPEDALDGEYDALVEATPTTLGDAQPGFGHVRTALERDRHVVLANKGPVAERYAEIRDLERESAGSVRFEAAVGGAIPVLSTVEDVGPDNIVAARGVLNGTANFVLTRMAAEGLDYEHVLAEAQDMGVAEADPSFDVEGTDAALKCVILANVLAQGERTYELADAEVEGITDVPGSALELANEDGRTVRLIGEVSGEKVRVGPRLVPEHGDLAVGGTTNIVQLETDHAGRLNLSGRGAGGPETATAVLSDVGRLPEL; this comes from the coding sequence GTGAGACTGGCCATCGTCGGCGCCGGCGACGTGGGTCGGTCTGTCGCCGACCTCGCCGCGGGGTACGGCCACACCGTCACCGCCGTCGCCGACTCGTCGAGTGCGGCCGTCGACGCCGACGGGATCGACGTGGCCGCCGCCCTGGAACGAAAGCGCGAGGAAGGCACCGTGGGGGATGACTCGCCCGAGGACGCCCTCGACGGGGAGTACGACGCGCTGGTGGAGGCGACGCCGACGACCCTCGGCGACGCCCAGCCCGGCTTCGGGCACGTCCGGACGGCCCTGGAGCGGGACCGCCACGTCGTGCTCGCCAACAAGGGTCCCGTCGCCGAACGCTACGCCGAGATCCGCGACCTCGAACGCGAGAGCGCCGGCTCGGTTCGCTTCGAGGCGGCCGTCGGCGGCGCGATCCCCGTGCTCTCGACCGTCGAGGACGTGGGCCCGGACAACATCGTCGCCGCGCGTGGCGTGTTGAACGGGACGGCCAACTTCGTCCTGACGCGGATGGCCGCCGAGGGGCTGGACTACGAGCACGTCCTCGCGGAGGCCCAGGACATGGGCGTCGCGGAGGCGGACCCCTCCTTCGACGTCGAGGGGACCGACGCGGCGCTGAAGTGCGTCATCCTCGCGAACGTCCTCGCACAGGGCGAGCGGACCTACGAACTGGCCGACGCCGAGGTCGAGGGAATCACGGACGTCCCGGGGAGCGCGCTGGAGCTCGCCAACGAAGACGGCCGGACCGTGCGGCTCATCGGCGAGGTCAGCGGCGAGAAGGTCCGGGTCGGCCCGCGACTCGTGCCCGAGCACGGCGACCTCGCGGTCGGCGGGACGACGAACATCGTCCAGCTGGAGACCGATCACGCCGGCCGGCTGAATCTGAGCGGCCGCGGGGCGGGCGGCCCCGAGACGGCGACCGCCGTGCTCTCTGACGTGGGTCGACTGCCCGAGCTGTGA